In Rhizobium sp. N324, a single genomic region encodes these proteins:
- a CDS encoding VUT family protein, which yields MNLQSRQWIEGGIFLVGFAACIPLANYMIGHVGTVCLPNGPCLIPVGPGLTAPSGVLLVGLALVLRDLVQRRLGLTWAITAIIVGAFLSTTFAAPALALASAVAFLSSEIADLIVFTPLQKKGLVKAAFFSSIAGLVVDSVMFLWLAFGSLDFLAGQVVGKAIMVIAALPVLFWIRTRDRRLGLMPA from the coding sequence ATGAACCTTCAAAGCAGACAGTGGATCGAGGGCGGAATCTTTTTGGTCGGTTTCGCCGCCTGCATTCCGCTGGCAAATTACATGATCGGCCACGTTGGCACAGTGTGCCTTCCTAACGGGCCCTGTCTAATTCCGGTTGGACCGGGCCTGACCGCCCCAAGCGGAGTTTTGCTGGTTGGACTTGCTCTTGTATTAAGGGATCTTGTCCAGCGTCGCCTGGGTTTGACGTGGGCGATCACCGCTATCATCGTCGGCGCGTTTCTTTCCACGACTTTCGCGGCGCCCGCCCTCGCGCTCGCGTCGGCCGTGGCTTTTCTCAGTTCTGAGATTGCTGATCTTATTGTCTTCACGCCCCTTCAGAAGAAAGGGCTGGTGAAGGCTGCATTTTTCAGCAGTATCGCCGGTCTAGTCGTCGATAGCGTTATGTTCCTTTGGCTTGCCTTCGGATCGCTCGACTTCCTGGCGGGGCAAGTCGTCGGAAAAGCCATCATGGTTATTGCGGCGCTTCCAGTGTTGTTCTGGATAAGGACCCGCGACCGGCGGCTAGGTCTCATGCCGGCATGA
- the queC gene encoding 7-cyano-7-deazaguanine synthase QueC: protein MSATALVLFSGGQDSTTCLAWALDRYERVETVGFDYGQRHRIELECRETLRARLRAINPIWAERLGEDHTISLAALGEISHTALTSSVAIEMADSGLPNTFVPGRNLIFLTFAAALAYRRGLKHIIGGMCETDFSGYPDCRDDTVKALQVALNLGMETRFVLDTPLMWIDKAQTWQLAEQLGGTELVDVIVKESHTCYLGDRGDLHDWGYGCGVCPACDLRAKGYTKFMAEAA from the coding sequence ATGTCAGCGACTGCGTTGGTTCTTTTTTCGGGCGGCCAAGACTCGACCACGTGCCTCGCGTGGGCACTGGATCGATACGAGCGCGTCGAGACGGTCGGTTTCGACTACGGTCAACGACACAGGATCGAACTTGAGTGCCGAGAAACGCTACGGGCGCGACTTCGAGCGATAAATCCGATCTGGGCTGAAAGGCTGGGAGAGGATCACACGATCTCTCTTGCTGCGCTCGGAGAGATCTCTCACACGGCGTTAACTAGCTCGGTGGCAATCGAAATGGCCGATTCCGGGTTGCCGAATACGTTTGTGCCTGGTCGCAATCTGATCTTTCTGACGTTTGCGGCGGCGCTCGCTTACCGGCGCGGTTTGAAACACATCATTGGTGGAATGTGCGAGACCGATTTTTCCGGCTATCCCGATTGCCGAGACGATACGGTAAAGGCGCTCCAGGTTGCCCTAAACTTGGGAATGGAAACCCGCTTCGTCCTGGATACACCGCTTATGTGGATCGACAAGGCACAAACGTGGCAGCTCGCTGAGCAACTTGGCGGCACGGAATTAGTCGACGTGATCGTGAAGGAAAGCCACACCTGCTACCTCGGCGACCGCGGCGACCTTCATGACTGGGGATACGGTTGCGGAGTTTGCCCGGCTTGTGATTTGCGGGCGAAGGGGTACACAAAATTTATGGCCGAGGCGGCATAG
- the dbpB gene encoding DGQHR domain-containing protein DpdB: MTMQENLMIRAVKTQQGDGIDVYAFFLHGSDLTRIADISRIHRDEKDLKGFQRKEIRSHVKAILEFLDSGPVLFPNAITLALSSEVTFEVSRGPKPKGLIEVGVSGTLTIPFLKEGERVAWIVDGQQRSLALAKAKNSRFPVPVIGFVSRDVQVHREQFILVNKVKALDVRLINELLPEVGSLLPKDLSANRLPSELCNLLNRQQKSPFYRLIRRASDAGREDNVVNDTALIAAIKQNLRPPYGALSQYKPGSEPSNPDAMFEALVLYWSAVRDTFSDAWGKAPTESRLMHSAGIRAMGALMDQIMLRADSSSTPQIEIQEALRRIAPHCCWTEGTWEGLGWQWNEIQGTPQHISKLSDHLMQLDRRLSRPTR; encoded by the coding sequence ATGACGATGCAAGAAAATCTCATGATCCGAGCCGTCAAAACCCAACAGGGCGACGGCATCGATGTTTATGCGTTCTTTCTTCATGGCTCCGACTTGACGCGTATCGCCGACATCAGTCGAATTCACCGTGACGAAAAAGATCTCAAAGGCTTTCAGCGAAAGGAAATTCGCAGCCACGTTAAGGCGATCTTGGAGTTTTTGGACAGCGGTCCAGTCCTATTTCCTAACGCAATTACGCTCGCACTTTCTTCAGAAGTAACCTTCGAGGTGTCGCGCGGCCCCAAACCGAAAGGGCTGATAGAGGTTGGTGTTTCGGGCACTCTTACTATTCCTTTCCTGAAGGAGGGGGAACGGGTCGCCTGGATCGTTGACGGTCAACAGCGCTCATTGGCCCTTGCAAAAGCCAAGAACAGTCGGTTTCCGGTTCCAGTGATAGGCTTCGTCTCTCGAGACGTTCAAGTTCATCGCGAACAATTTATCTTGGTCAACAAAGTTAAAGCCTTGGACGTCCGCCTCATTAACGAGTTGCTGCCGGAAGTTGGATCACTTTTACCTAAGGACCTTTCAGCAAACCGACTCCCTAGTGAACTCTGCAATCTTCTCAATCGCCAGCAGAAATCCCCGTTTTATCGGTTGATACGCCGCGCGTCGGACGCCGGCCGTGAAGACAATGTCGTAAACGACACCGCCCTGATCGCAGCAATAAAGCAGAACCTGCGCCCGCCGTACGGCGCGCTCAGCCAGTACAAACCAGGTTCTGAACCATCGAACCCAGATGCAATGTTTGAGGCACTCGTCCTTTATTGGTCCGCCGTCCGAGATACGTTTTCAGATGCCTGGGGCAAGGCTCCAACCGAGAGTCGCCTCATGCATTCGGCTGGTATTAGAGCGATGGGCGCGCTGATGGACCAGATTATGCTACGGGCTGATAGTTCATCGACGCCGCAAATCGAAATCCAGGAAGCGTTGCGGCGGATTGCCCCGCATTGCTGCTGGACAGAAGGGACATGGGAAGGGCTCGGTTGGCAGTGGAATGAAATCCAGGGCACGCCCCAACATATTTCAAAGCTCTCCGATCACCTCATGCAACTCGACCGTAGACTATCGAGACCGACACGATGA
- a CDS encoding IS3 family transposase (programmed frameshift), translating into MKKQRFTEEQIIAVLKEQEAGAKAADLCRKHGISEATFYNWKAKYGGMEVSEAKRLKALEDENARLKKLLAEQMLDAAALRELLGKKMVGPAAKREAVTHLKAMMGLSERRACQIISADRKTVRYRSCRPPEVALRAKLRDLANERRRFGYRRLFVLLRREGEPSGVNRIYRLYREEGLSVRKRKARRRAVGTRAPILVEAKANARWSLDFVHDQFACGRRFRVLNIVDDVTRECLAAIPDTSISGRRVARELTTLIERRGKPGMIVSDNGTELTSNAILAWSKDHKVEWHYIAPGKPMQNGYVESFNGRMRDELLNESLFFGLDHARSAIAEWADDYNHFRPHSSLGYQTPASYADTIAATGSNAARDESFAFPPVAHTAPLGVFKTAGALIAAG; encoded by the exons ATGAAGAAGCAGAGATTTACCGAAGAGCAGATAATTGCGGTGCTGAAGGAGCAGGAGGCTGGTGCGAAGGCGGCCGACCTCTGCCGTAAGCACGGGATTTCGGAAGCGACGTTTTACAACTGGAAAGCCAAATACGGTGGTATGGAAGTGTCCGAGGCCAAGCGGCTGAAGGCGCTTGAGGACGAGAACGCCAGGCTGAAAAAGCTGCTGGCCGAACAGATGCTGGATGCGGCCGCGCTCCGCGAGCTTCTTG GCAAAAAAATGGTAGGGCCTGCCGCCAAGCGTGAAGCCGTCACGCATCTGAAGGCCATGATGGGTCTTTCGGAGCGGCGGGCCTGCCAGATCATATCCGCCGACCGCAAGACGGTGCGTTATCGGTCCTGCCGACCGCCGGAGGTGGCGCTGCGGGCAAAGCTGCGTGACCTTGCAAACGAGCGTCGGCGTTTCGGCTATCGGCGACTGTTCGTCCTGCTTCGACGGGAAGGAGAGCCGTCCGGCGTCAATCGCATCTACCGGCTTTATCGCGAGGAAGGGCTTTCCGTTCGCAAGCGCAAAGCCCGGCGGCGTGCTGTCGGCACGCGTGCACCGATCCTGGTCGAAGCGAAGGCCAATGCCCGCTGGTCGCTGGATTTCGTTCACGACCAGTTCGCTTGCGGAAGGAGGTTTCGCGTGCTCAACATCGTCGATGACGTGACGCGCGAATGCCTGGCGGCGATCCCGGACACCTCGATCTCCGGTCGTCGCGTCGCTCGCGAACTGACGACGCTGATCGAACGGCGCGGCAAACCGGGGATGATCGTCTCCGACAACGGCACGGAACTCACTTCGAATGCTATCCTTGCCTGGTCAAAAGATCATAAGGTCGAGTGGCACTACATCGCGCCGGGAAAGCCGATGCAGAATGGCTATGTCGAGAGTTTCAACGGGCGCATGCGCGACGAGCTGCTCAACGAAAGCCTGTTCTTCGGCCTCGACCATGCCCGAAGCGCCATTGCTGAATGGGCCGACGATTACAACCACTTCCGGCCGCACTCATCGCTCGGATACCAGACCCCGGCAAGCTATGCCGATACCATTGCCGCAACCGGCTCCAACGCTGCGCGAGATGAAAGCTTCGCGTTTCCGCCGGTTGCTCACACCGCGCCACTTGGCGTATTCAAAACCGCCGGGGCTCTAATCGCTGCCGGATGA
- the dbpB gene encoding DGQHR domain-containing protein DpdB, with protein MTTLKFPAIRARQSGAHTVLSFAALASDLQKFALIERVARDAEGSLSGFQRPQIAGHIREIRDYLEKAEAILPNPIVVAFTDCVQIVDEHADGRCTVEINVLEGAPGLVVDGQQRLTALGQVEEKDFQVFVSAIICRDEEELRRQFVLINNTRPLPKSLIYELLPTVTGLPRRLGDRSVAADIAARLNYDETSSLKGMIYQHTNPTGIIRDTAIQRVIINSMSDGVMREMIREPDGADLSFRLVSEFYRAVQYVFRSEWEDHTPKTSRLVHGAGIMALGYVMEILALLDGARTWEDFSKGLACLVDNTAWTSGEWNFGEGDRRHWKSVQNVNRDIVTLAQYLIGIVRADVKRRRTQGVEVAEEEVSKLRA; from the coding sequence ATGACGACACTCAAATTTCCAGCGATCCGAGCCAGACAGAGCGGAGCACACACAGTTCTTTCGTTTGCAGCGCTGGCGTCTGACCTTCAAAAATTCGCGCTCATCGAACGCGTCGCCCGCGACGCTGAGGGGAGTTTGAGCGGTTTTCAGCGCCCCCAGATTGCGGGCCACATTCGAGAGATCCGGGATTATCTGGAAAAGGCAGAAGCTATTCTTCCGAACCCTATTGTGGTCGCCTTTACCGATTGTGTCCAAATCGTGGACGAGCATGCCGATGGCCGTTGCACCGTCGAAATTAACGTACTCGAGGGGGCGCCAGGCCTTGTAGTCGATGGCCAACAAAGACTGACCGCCTTGGGTCAGGTTGAAGAGAAAGACTTCCAGGTCTTCGTTTCCGCGATCATTTGCCGTGATGAGGAGGAGCTGCGTCGGCAATTTGTCTTGATCAACAACACAAGGCCACTTCCAAAATCCCTCATTTATGAACTCCTCCCGACCGTGACCGGATTGCCGCGGCGCCTTGGAGATCGATCAGTGGCCGCGGACATTGCGGCACGTCTCAACTACGATGAGACGTCATCGCTCAAGGGTATGATCTATCAGCATACGAACCCGACCGGCATCATCCGCGACACGGCCATCCAGCGCGTCATTATCAATTCCATGAGCGACGGCGTCATGCGCGAAATGATCCGCGAACCGGATGGGGCTGATCTCAGCTTCCGACTGGTTAGTGAGTTCTACCGCGCCGTCCAATACGTGTTCCGAAGCGAATGGGAAGATCATACCCCGAAGACGTCCCGCCTGGTTCATGGCGCGGGCATCATGGCCCTTGGCTATGTCATGGAGATCTTAGCACTTCTCGACGGAGCACGCACGTGGGAGGATTTCTCCAAGGGGCTCGCATGCCTGGTCGACAATACGGCTTGGACGTCCGGCGAGTGGAACTTCGGTGAAGGCGACAGGCGTCACTGGAAATCTGTTCAGAACGTCAACCGCGATATCGTCACGCTTGCTCAGTATCTGATCGGAATCGTGCGCGCTGATGTCAAACGACGGCGGACGCAGGGCGTCGAGGTTGCTGAGGAAGAAGTTTCGAAGCTGCGGGCGTGA
- the queE gene encoding 7-carboxy-7-deazaguanine synthase: MTYSVKELFKTLQGEGAQTGRVAIFCRFSGCNLWSGREEDRHKAACQFCDTDFIGTDGGGGGKFQNADSLAEAIARTWGDAAARRYVVFTGGEPLLQLDSALVNAVHNVGFEIAIETNGTVEPPEGIDWICVSPKAGAPLKLRAGNELKLVYPQPNLLPGDLTDVQFEHYFLQPMDGPDRIENTAAVTEFCLQNPHWRLSLQTHKMIGIP, from the coding sequence ATGACTTATTCCGTCAAAGAACTCTTCAAAACTCTGCAAGGCGAAGGCGCCCAGACCGGGCGCGTTGCCATCTTTTGCAGGTTCTCCGGTTGTAACCTCTGGTCCGGTCGCGAAGAGGATCGACACAAGGCTGCCTGCCAATTTTGCGATACAGATTTTATCGGGACTGATGGCGGAGGCGGAGGCAAGTTTCAAAACGCTGATAGTCTAGCCGAGGCGATAGCTCGAACTTGGGGAGACGCTGCCGCTCGTCGTTACGTTGTCTTCACCGGTGGCGAGCCGCTCTTGCAACTCGACTCTGCCCTTGTCAACGCAGTTCATAACGTGGGCTTCGAGATCGCAATCGAGACGAACGGCACAGTCGAGCCGCCTGAGGGTATCGACTGGATCTGCGTCAGCCCCAAGGCGGGAGCCCCTTTGAAACTTAGGGCGGGTAATGAACTTAAGCTCGTCTATCCGCAGCCAAACTTACTTCCAGGCGACCTGACGGACGTGCAATTCGAACACTATTTCCTCCAGCCGATGGATGGACCTGACCGCATCGAAAACACGGCCGCAGTCACTGAATTCTGCCTTCAGAACCCCCATTGGCGTCTTAGCCTACAGACTCACAAGATGATTGGGATCCCATGA
- the queD gene encoding 6-carboxytetrahydropterin synthase QueD, giving the protein MKITQAFTFEAAHRLPNVPATHKCHRMHGHSYRIELQVEGPIDPHTGFVIDFFDVEKVFGPVLQQLDHHTLNDIPGLENPTAENISVWIWEKVKPLLGNVSSIKVFETPACWAEYDGK; this is encoded by the coding sequence ATGAAAATCACTCAAGCGTTCACGTTCGAGGCCGCCCATCGACTTCCTAACGTGCCGGCCACACACAAATGCCATCGGATGCATGGGCATTCGTATCGGATCGAGCTTCAAGTCGAGGGGCCAATCGATCCGCATACCGGCTTCGTGATCGACTTCTTTGATGTGGAAAAGGTGTTCGGGCCAGTGCTCCAGCAACTCGATCATCATACACTTAACGACATCCCCGGCCTCGAGAACCCCACTGCGGAAAACATTTCGGTCTGGATCTGGGAGAAGGTGAAGCCCCTGCTTGGCAATGTCAGTTCGATTAAAGTGTTCGAGACGCCTGCCTGCTGGGCAGAGTATGACGGCAAATAG
- the dpdA gene encoding tRNA-guanine transglycosylase DpdA encodes MKFIFADSLDHVDPGYDFIRDRYSEGRTPYWDDAYPHEIMGYAPYKGMLVSRGIVGGGAVGGKYTEAQAMRFRRVGAREFLRLDKPEFAGLPIFGDCGAFTYHMEDKPPYTPEDTAEFYDDARFTHGCSVDHIIFDFDESLKGFEGGTEEARRRFEITLENASAFRTATQHMSNRFTPLGVIQGWSPGSMAEGARRLVAMGYNYLALGGTVPLKAPQIRACLAAIRDTIPDTTKLHILGFAKADEIDTFGRYNITSFDTTSPLIRAFKDAKANYYLPMRSGKLEYYTAIRVPQALENPKLMRLAKRGALNQEQLVSMEKNALSALRSYDRGESQLEETLDTVIAYATPAITGSTIEELPGMKAAKDLRDRYRRTLSDRPWQRCSCAICSALSIEVVIFRASNRNKRRGIHNLGVYNALVDQLPTNSGQNDDTQISSDPSQTERSTHSSFVCSAGV; translated from the coding sequence ATGAAGTTCATTTTTGCCGACAGCCTCGATCACGTCGATCCGGGATACGATTTCATCAGAGATCGGTATTCGGAAGGCCGTACCCCTTACTGGGACGATGCTTACCCGCACGAAATCATGGGGTATGCCCCCTATAAAGGAATGCTCGTTTCAAGAGGGATTGTAGGCGGCGGCGCAGTTGGCGGAAAGTACACGGAAGCCCAGGCAATGCGCTTTCGCCGTGTAGGAGCGCGGGAGTTCCTTCGGTTGGACAAACCGGAGTTCGCAGGCTTGCCGATCTTTGGCGATTGCGGCGCGTTCACTTATCACATGGAAGACAAGCCTCCTTATACTCCCGAAGACACCGCCGAGTTTTATGACGATGCGCGTTTTACACACGGATGCTCCGTCGACCACATCATCTTCGATTTTGACGAGAGCCTGAAAGGATTCGAGGGGGGCACCGAGGAGGCGAGAAGGCGGTTCGAAATCACGCTCGAGAACGCGTCGGCTTTCAGAACGGCGACCCAGCATATGTCCAACCGCTTCACCCCCCTTGGCGTCATACAGGGCTGGTCGCCCGGCAGTATGGCCGAGGGGGCAAGGCGGTTGGTAGCCATGGGTTACAACTATCTGGCACTGGGCGGTACAGTTCCTCTCAAAGCGCCTCAGATCAGAGCGTGTCTTGCTGCCATTCGAGACACTATCCCGGACACGACTAAACTTCATATCCTCGGGTTTGCCAAAGCGGACGAAATCGACACGTTCGGCCGCTACAACATCACTAGCTTCGATACGACGTCGCCACTGATCCGGGCCTTTAAGGACGCCAAAGCGAATTACTATCTGCCGATGAGGAGCGGGAAGTTGGAGTACTACACCGCCATTCGTGTCCCACAGGCGCTCGAAAATCCTAAGCTGATGCGATTGGCGAAGCGTGGCGCGCTTAACCAAGAGCAACTCGTGTCGATGGAAAAGAATGCTCTCTCCGCGTTGCGGTCCTATGACCGCGGGGAATCGCAGTTGGAAGAGACGCTCGACACAGTGATTGCCTACGCGACACCGGCGATTACGGGTTCGACGATCGAGGAATTGCCGGGCATGAAGGCAGCAAAGGACCTCCGGGATCGCTACCGACGGACGCTGAGCGACCGGCCTTGGCAGCGGTGCTCTTGCGCGATTTGCAGTGCTCTTTCCATTGAAGTCGTAATTTTCCGTGCGAGCAATCGAAACAAGCGACGCGGCATTCACAATCTTGGCGTCTACAACGCCCTTGTCGACCAACTCCCAACCAATAGCGGCCAAAATGACGACACTCAAATTTCCAGCGATCCGAGCCAGACAGAGCGGAGCACACACAGTTCTTTCGTTTGCAGCGCTGGCGTCTGA